In candidate division KSB1 bacterium, the sequence AGATAATTTCTGTGTAGTTTTCGTTTTAATCTCACCTAAATTAAGTGAGAAATATTGATTCTTATGAAATTGAACCAAAGCGAAACCAGTCGAGGAAAGACTTGGATCTATACCCAACACTATCAAAGTTTAACTCCCAAGGTATTATTATTAATAAAAACATGAAAAACATGGACTGGGCTAATCAGGTTTGTTCCAGTTCTTCTATATATTTTTCATCGATATCGAAATTTGAATAAACATTTTGCACATCCTCATGATCATCCAAGGCATCCATCAATTTGAGCATCTGCCCAGCTTGATTACCTTCAATCTTGACGAAATTTTGCGGATACAATGTAATCTCGGCGGATTCAACAGGGAATGAGGCTGCTTCCAAAGCTTTTTCGGTTTCTTCAAGACGATCCGGGGAGGTTATGATTTCAAAATAATTATCTTCATTTTTTATATCTTCCGCGCCGCCATCTAACGCTGCCATTAAGACCTCATCTTCTTGTAAACTTTCCGCCGAAACTTGAATAATACCCTTTTTTTCGAAAATCCATGCAACACTCCCGGATTCTCCAAGGTTACCATGATATTTACCAAGAAGATGTCTTAGTTCTGCAACTGTTCGGTTTTTGTTGTCGGTTAAAATTTGAATAAATAATGCAGCACCGCCAGGCCCATAGCCCTCGTAAGTTGCTTCCTCGTAAACCACTCCAGGCAATTCACCGGTTCCACGCTTGATGGCTTTTTCTACATTGGCTTGCGGCATATTTGCACCGCGGGCTGAGGCAATGGCAGTCCGCAAACGTGAATTTGCTGCTTCATCACCTCCACCAATCTTTGCGGAGATGGTAATTTCTTTGATAAGACGCGTAAAAATTTTTCCCCGCACAGCATCTGTTTTAGCCTTTTTATGCTTAATTGAACTCCATTTGCTGTGTCCCGACATTAAACCTCCGCAATTTTTCCAAATTCTAAATGTAATATAAAATTTACCCCAGACCAAGTAAAAATTGCTTTGTTACCTGCTGATATAAACTTAATCACAGATAAATTACTTTGAACCTAGACTTTTATAAGGTAAGATTTTTGTGGAATACCTAAGGAGATTTACTTTTTTTTTCGATTATTGTTCGAATAATCCAGGCATCACCATATCCTAGACTTACTGCCTTTTTTTGCAGAGCTTCAGCGTCGTGGCGATGCTCGAAATCACCTACTCTAATTTTATAATATGGAGTTTCAAATTCCAAATAGACATTCGCATCTTCAAACTGTAGCATCGCCTCTCGCACAATTTCTGAGGCATCTTCCTGATTGGTCATTGATCCGACCTGAATCCTGAATCCTGGTACTTTTATGATTTCTTCTTCAACAGAAGGATTCTGGTTATTTTCCCCGGGATTCAGATAACGCTCGGCTCCAGAGGCTTTTTGTTCTTTACCAAATTTTGGCTCGACAACATATTCAATATCTCCCAAAGTGGCCGGATCAAAATCTTCGACAATGCCGGTATCATTCTTATCTTGTTGCTCATTCTGTTGAACGGCATTTTGGGTAGATGCACATCCCCAAAAAATAGATATAAATAAAATGAATAAACTTTTCACAATAGGTTTTCCTAATTTGATTTTAATTTTTTGATTTCTTCCGTTAATTTCGGCACGATCGCAAAAGCATCGCCAACAATGCCATAATCTGCTTTAGAAAATATCGGAGCATCTTTGTCTTTGTTGATCGCTACAATCACTTTTGAAGAAGACATACCTGCCAAATGTTGAATAGCGCCTGAGATACCTACCGCAACATACAAGTTCGGTGAAACCGTTTTTCCGGTTTGACCAACTTGTTCTGAATGGGGACGCCATCCGGCATCGACGACGGCTCGTGAAGATCCCACCGCAGCGCCTAAAGCTTCCGCCAACTCTTCGACAAGATGAAAGTTTTCTGGCCCCTTGAGTCCACGCCCACCCGAAACGATTACATCAGCTTCAGACAATTCCACTTTTTCGCCACCGGTCTTTTTGAATTCTTTGAATATAGTCCTAATCTCACCAGGATCAAAATCTAATTTTTCAACTTCTGCCGCAGTACCAGGATTGGTTTTTTTGGGAGTGAATATGTTTGGACGCAGAGAAGCCAATTGTGGCGAAGCATTAAATCCAACCGTTACAAAAGCTTTTCCGGCATAAACCGGCCGTTCGGCTTGGAGTTTGCCATCAACAATATCCACGGCAGTGCAATCGGTCGCTAATCCGACTGATAATTTAGCTGCAACTCTTGGCGCCAAATCCTTTCCGATAGACGTGGCAGAAAACAACACAATTTCCGGCTTCGCGGTTTCAATAGCTGCTAAAACTGCTTGGGTGTAAGCTTCCGGAATATAGTGGGAACATACATCATTTTCGGCTGCAAAAACCTTCTTCAGTCCATATTCACCAACACTAAATGCATCTTCCGGACAATCAGATCCGATCACTAACCCAAGGGAATCCCTCCCCGATTTATCACCTAATTCTACAGCAGCAGTCGCAACCTCATATGCAGATTTCCGATATTTCCCATCACGTTGTTCTAGAACAGCTAGTACTGAACCTGACATTTAACCTCCAAAATTTAAACACTGAAACAAGAAATCCGAATTTCGAAATCCTAAACAATACCGAAATTATAAATATTAATTTTCAAATCTGAGTCTACTCTAAAAACCGATGCAATCGCTTTTTCCAAAAGCAATGTTACATAAAAACAAATACTTATGAGAGCGATGGAATCGGTATCCCACCTTTTTAGAATGAACTCAAATCTAATTAATTACTTACTCTTTTCTAAAATTGCCCCAAATATTTTCATTAATTCTGTAGACTCTTGAATTAGGTTTTGCCTGGCTTTGTCACTGATTTCACTATTTGTTTCCAATAAGTTTAACCAATATCTGCTTTCTTTAGCTTCTTTTTTGCAAATCTTAATTCTCATCATAAAATCTTTTTTGCCTAATGCTTCATTTGCTTCAATGTAATTTGCTCCAACAGAACCAGTAGATCGAATGAGTTGTTTTGAAATCTCAATATTCTGTAAATTTAATTGAATCTCTTTCGTCAATTGAATTATTTTTTTAGCAAATTGTAACGTTCTTTCCTCTAAATCATATCTCTTTGAAGAACTGATAATAGCCCCCATTGTGTTTTATTTATGTTCATTGAATCATTCGAATTTGTTTAGAATTTAGAAATTTATACTTAAAATACGAAATCCTAATTCCGAAATCCTAGACAATACCGAATTTACAAATGCTAAATTTTCCAAACTAATTATATTACTGATTTCATTAATTTAATTATTCTCTCCTAAATTGTAATGGATATTTCCTCTAAATCAAATCTCCTTGTAGAACTGATGATAGTCCCATTGTTTGTTATTTTTTTTATTGAATCATTCGAATTTGTTTAGAATTTAGAAATTCGAGATTAGATATTTCTTAAATCACTTTTGCTTCTTCATTTAACAACCGCACCAACTCCGGCACCGCTTCAATGCCTTCACCCACAATTTTTCCCGGCGGCCTCTCAGGTGGATATGCCATTGTTTGAGTAACCAGCTTTACTTCCTCTATATCCACAGATTGGGTTTCGATCGGCTTTTTCTTAGCCATCATGATCCCTTTTAAAGATGCATAACGAGGCTCGTTAATGCCTTTTTCAACCGTCAGCATTGCGGGCAATTGACACTCGACTACTTCAACCCCACCCTCTACTTCACGATGAGCGGTGACTTTACCCTCTTCGATTTCGGCTTTGGCTACATAAGTGATACATGGCACATCCAACAGTGCAGACAGTCTTGGACCAACTTGTTCGTTATAATCGTCGATGGCTTGTTTTCCCATTAAGATCAGATCATATGGCATTTTCTTAAGCGCTTGGGCTAGTGCAAGAGAAACAGCATGCGAATCCAACACTGTATCTTCTGCAACAATATGGATAGCTTTATCCACACCCATGGCCAACACGGAACGAAGTGCGGTAGCAGCGCCTTCGGGTCCCAGGCATAGAGCAGTCACCTCTCCGCCCATTCTTTCCTTGATTTGCAGCGCCTCTTCGATGGCATATTCGTCGAATGGATTCACAATAAATTTCACAGCGGATGCGTCCAGTGTTTTGCCGTCTGCACCTATCTTTACTTTGGTTGTAGAATCCGGTGTTTGCTTAACAAGAATGATAATGTTCACGGTTTAAACTCACTATAGAATTGATAATTGGTCATTGGTCATTGGTCATTGGTCATTGGTCATTGGTCATTGGTCATTGGTCATTGGTCATTGGTCATTGGTCATTGGTCATTGGTAAGAAAATTTATCGGATAAAGAGTTTGAAAGCAAACGTTTTTGGCGACATACCACGGTTATGGTAATTTGAGCTGCATTGACTGCAGCAAGATTGAGTTTAGAGAAACTGGTGGTGCAAGAAAACTCAGATTTGCCATCCCCGGTAAAGGAAAAAGTGGTGGCCTTAGAATCATTTATTATTCAAAGTTAATGAAAGAATATACCTGCTTCTCGTTTATAAAAAATCAAAACAAGAACATTTAACTCCAAAACAACACAAAACCCTTAAATCACTCATAGAGAGGTTAAAGTAATGGACGATAAATTATTTGACCGACTCGTCGAAAGCACCAAGCAAGCTATAGAGATATCCGAAGGTAAAGTGAAAGAGTTTCGTTCTTTTACCTTTGAGTTGCCTGAAGATATAAAGACCATTCGAAATGATAAGTTGCAGATGAGTCAAGAAAAGTTTGCCGCCATGCTTGGCGTTTCTATAAGAACCTTGCAAGAATGGGAACAAGGACGCCGCAAGCCAAGTGGCGCTGCAAAATCCTTACTTAAAATTGCTTCATTTGCACCTGAGGTAGTCCTGAAAGCTCTTACACAATCTACTCGCTAACTATTTAGTTTAATTTGAATTATTCATAAATTTACACCGTTAAGACGCAAAGAAACAAAGAGCAAGACTATAAATGTTTTGGAAACTAAGTACATAAAAAACATAATTATGTGACATATAAAAAATAAACTTAACAACATCAAAAAAGGCATTGTTAAACCTCCCCTGGCCACTCCTTAATATTAAGGAGGGGAAAAACCTCTCAGGTTTTTAAAACCTGAGAGGTTTAATTAGAATTTTTCAGGAAGATTAAGGAGTAGGTCCATGTTCGATGCCGGCACTTTAACATTTCAGGAGTTTGCGATGCTTGAGAAAGTACCACTGGCGACTATTCAAAACGCCGTGTTGGAATTTTTATGCGGCCGTGATGATGTTGTTGTATTTGGAGCTCAAGCTGTCAATGCCTATGTAAAAGAACCACGTATGACACAGAATTTGGACTTGATGTCAATTCGAGCTGCTGAATTAGCTGAAGAACTGAGGGAATATTTATGTGATCGTTTTCATATTGCGGTGCAGGTTCTGAAAGTTGGAAAAGGGCGAGGATATCGATTATTTCAACTTAAAAAACCTAGTAATCGACATTTAGTTGACTTGCAGACTGTAGATTCTTTACCACCAGCTAAACGAATTTCACAAATCCTGGTAATAGCGCCGAAAGAATTAATAGCCCGAAAAGTCATCGCTTATTACAAGCGACGTGGACAACCAAAATCCGGTACTGACTGGCGGGATCTGGCTATGCTGGCGCTCAGGTTTCCCCGTCTCAAGCGCGAAGCCGGACCAGTTTTCGAGCGGCTTCAAGCTTTAAATGACGATCCAAAGGTTTTAATGGTTTGGAATAAATTTGTTAATCAAGAGATCAAAGAACCAAGCATTAACGATGAGTTTTAGGTAGATTGCACTCAAAAATACTTATCAATATCAAAAAAAGGCATAGTCAAACCTCCCCTAACCCCTCCTTGAACAATTGAACAAGGAAGGGAAAAACCTCTCAGGTTTTAAAAACCTGAGAGGTTTAATCACAGCTTTTTCGTGATTATGGTTCGAAGGGTCATTTATTCTCAATTATTTTGCATTAATCAGCCCAAAGCAAAATAACACTTGACCTTAAATAAACATCTACTTATTTTACTGTAAAAATAATATACCCTCAAAAAGCTGGGGTAGTTAATATGGGTACAACCCGAAGTTGGTTTATTTATCTTTTTCTTATTATTTGCACATTGGGGTGTGAATATTTGCCGTTTAATCGTGGGCCGCTGGATGGGCCGTTTAGGTATAAAATGGTAGAAAAAATCTCCAAATCCGGACGAGTTATATTTGAGGACCTGGAAGGGAATAACCAGTACACATACTTTCGTTACCAGGTAGATTTAGACGGCGGGTTCACAATTATTACACTCAATAATGAGGATAATACTAATGATCAGAATAATTTTGATGGTGAGATTAGAGCTATGGAATTCCTTGATTGGAATGAAGATGGGAAAAAAGATATTCTCGTCGTGAATGAAGTAAACGATTCCTGTTATGCAACGATTTACGATAAAGAGGGCAATACTTTAATTGAGAGGTTTTTGTTTGCCGGAAAGCCCAGGTTCGAAAGAAAAAAAAGGCACGAATGGTTGGGAAGGATAAATCAAATTCGGATTACAGATTTAGAGAACGACGGAAAAAAAGAACTTGTTGCTTTCTTATCTGAAACTACTGGGGGTAAACCCCGTGGTGTATTCTGCTACGATCTAAAAACATTGGAGTTAAATTGGAAATACGAAATCGGACCACCATTAATTTCATTTGACATTATTGATGTTGATAATAATGGAACACTAGAAATATTAATGGCTACATCCGCACCTGATAATGGCAATACCGCCAATAATACTGCAGATACTCTTTCCTATGTCATTTTAGTTTCTCACGAAGGTAAAGAGATCTGGAAAAAGCAATATGGAGAAATATTTTCAGCAACTTATGCTGCTGCCTCAGACATAGACAACGATGGATCGATTAACATTCTTGTAGCAAAGGCAAGGGGTGAGACAGAAAAAAATCCGGATATTCGTTTAGAATATGTAAATCCATTAAACGGGGAGCCGTTGGCAAATAAAAAATTTCCATTTTATTCTGAGATAAACTTTGCTCTTTTGCAAACTGACCAAAATTTGGATAAAGAAATTGTTATTTATGATACATCAGGGGAATTGCAACTTCTTGATCATCAATTCAACCTACTAAATCAGAAAAAATTTCCTTCGGGAATTGGCGATTTAAAAAAAGTAGACGATTTAACCGGTGATGGTCTGGATGAATTTGCTCTCGATATTCAAGGACGATGGTTTATTATAAATCACAAACTTCAAATCATAGCCGAAATAGATGGTAATCTACGAATTATTCCAAATTATCCTAATTACGCTCAATACTCCTATTTGCAACCACGCAGAAATTCCACTCCTTTGTTAGTCAATTACAACGAGAATGATCAAATGACTCGTTTTATGTCATTGGAACGAAATCCATATTTTATTTTACAATTAATTGGGCCATGGGTGATTATAGTATTGAGCTTTTCTTTGGTAGTTTTTATAATTTTATGGACTGTTCGAACCACAAATCGCCTGATTATATTGAAGCGAAGTTTTACAGTTGGATTGGCTTTAAACAACAAACCCTGTATTTTTATCAACCGAAAAATGCAAATCGAAAAAGCGAATTCTGCAGCCATACAACTTTTGTCGATTAAGAATAATCCTTTACCAATGCCAGTTTCTTCAATTCCTGATACTGTTGGAAATCTAAAGAGACATCTATTAAACCTGAAATCCAAAGGTTTTATTCGCCAGGAAGAAACAATTCTTGCAACTGAAGCAAGTACCTCAAAACTTAGTTTTATTGCCGAACCGATTGGTCAAAGGGGTCGAAGGTATCCTCATTGGCTAGTCGTTTTCAACCAGAATTCATTGCTAGACTCAAAGGATGCTGTTAACTGGGCTAAAATGGCGCAACGCCTGGCGCATGATATTAAAAACCCACTAACGAGTATTTTACTCACGCAACAAAGGCTGCAAAAAGAATATAGAAATGAAGATACAGATAAAATAGAGAGATATGATAAATACTCCAACCGTATTGTTGAACGGATAGAAGATTTACGCAAACTGAGCCGTAATTTTATGAAATTTGTCAATGTTGAAAAAATCAACTCCCAGCCGACAAATATCAATCACTTCCTGGAAAAGATTTTTTCCAACTCAACAATCGATTTACCCAAAGATATTCAGTTGCAAAAAAATCTCGGCGTAGATCTTCCTGTTATCCATGTGGATCAGGAGCTCATCCATTCGGTCATTGAAAACCTGGTCAGCAACGCTGTCAATGCCATGCCGAATGGCGGTACATTAACCATTTCCACTAACTTTGTCGCACAATTACAGCCTGGCGGTTCGGAGCAACCTCCAAATGATTACCTCGTCATTGAAGTTTCGGATATTGGAATCGGTATTCCTGATGATATGAAAGATCAGTTATTTAAACCCTTCGTTACTTCAACTAAACAAGGAACAGGATTGGGACTTACTATTGTTAGAAAGATTATCGATGACCATAAAGGTTTCATTGAAGTGAGTAGTGAAAAAGGGGTTGGGACGACGTTTACAATTTACCTTCCACTAAATATATTTAGAAACTGACTTTTTTATTCCAAAATCAAAACCATCTTACCTTGTAAAAACACAGATACACAATTAATATCCCTCAAAACTGTTACAAAAACCAAACATTCAAATCAATATCTGTTTACTAAAGTAAACATACCCTAATGTTTTTCCTCGCATAATTGACCATCCTCATTTTCACCCAATTTATTAACAGTTTGTTTATATGTGAGTTATATCAAATTATTATTGAGAATAGCAAGATTGGTATAGTCTTTGAGAACAGTTATGCAATTACAAAATAGAGCATCATCAAAAAAATTACAAACACCATACAATGCAATCAATTGTTTAATAAAATCCCAATAAATCCTAATAATTAAATAATTAACCTGGATAATTCATGAATCATGTTTTTAAGCTTAAAACTTCCAATTATGTCATCCTGTAAGGATCTAATTCCATACATATGAAAAAGCAGAATGTTAAGCATGAAAATAGGGTGAAATGATCTTTTCTTGGATAAAAATTATAAGGTTTATGAATAGGTCAGGTTAATAAACAAACGGAGGGCAAATCCAATGGAATCAAATAAAAACAGTAATAAGATTTTTCATCTATTTTTAATAGTTATGTTCTTGTTGTGCCCGACACAACTATTATTATCTCAGCCATTTTTTCAACAAGCCTCTTTCAATTTACCATTTCGAATGTCTTTAGGTGTAATAAGGTCTGCATATGTACCAGCACAGCATGCAATCTATATTTTAGGAGGCTATGAAGATCAAGTTGGATATTCAGATAAAATAATAAAGGTTGATCTCAATTCTGAACAAGTTTCGGTTTTAAGCACACATTTACCATTTGCATTACAATCCGATCTTACTCTTATTCAAGTTGCATATAACAACAACGATGGAAATATTTATTTCTTTAACAAATTTGATGCTTACAGTTTCGATCCACAGACGGAAAACATAAGTCTTATTGGCTCTAATATTTCCCCCGAACAAGT encodes:
- a CDS encoding electron transfer flavoprotein subunit alpha/FixB family protein encodes the protein MSGSVLAVLEQRDGKYRKSAYEVATAAVELGDKSGRDSLGLVIGSDCPEDAFSVGEYGLKKVFAAENDVCSHYIPEAYTQAVLAAIETAKPEIVLFSATSIGKDLAPRVAAKLSVGLATDCTAVDIVDGKLQAERPVYAGKAFVTVGFNASPQLASLRPNIFTPKKTNPGTAAEVEKLDFDPGEIRTIFKEFKKTGGEKVELSEADVIVSGGRGLKGPENFHLVEELAEALGAAVGSSRAVVDAGWRPHSEQVGQTGKTVSPNLYVAVGISGAIQHLAGMSSSKVIVAINKDKDAPIFSKADYGIVGDAFAIVPKLTEEIKKLKSN
- a CDS encoding electron transfer flavoprotein subunit beta/FixA family protein codes for the protein MNIIILVKQTPDSTTKVKIGADGKTLDASAVKFIVNPFDEYAIEEALQIKERMGGEVTALCLGPEGAATALRSVLAMGVDKAIHIVAEDTVLDSHAVSLALAQALKKMPYDLILMGKQAIDDYNEQVGPRLSALLDVPCITYVAKAEIEEGKVTAHREVEGGVEVVECQLPAMLTVEKGINEPRYASLKGIMMAKKKPIETQSVDIEEVKLVTQTMAYPPERPPGKIVGEGIEAVPELVRLLNEEAKVI
- a CDS encoding SPOR domain-containing protein — its product is MKSLFILFISIFWGCASTQNAVQQNEQQDKNDTGIVEDFDPATLGDIEYVVEPKFGKEQKASGAERYLNPGENNQNPSVEEEIIKVPGFRIQVGSMTNQEDASEIVREAMLQFEDANVYLEFETPYYKIRVGDFEHRHDAEALQKKAVSLGYGDAWIIRTIIEKKSKSP
- a CDS encoding four helix bundle protein, with translation MGAIISSSKRYDLEERTLQFAKKIIQLTKEIQLNLQNIEISKQLIRSTGSVGANYIEANEALGKKDFMMRIKICKKEAKESRYWLNLLETNSEISDKARQNLIQESTELMKIFGAILEKSK
- a CDS encoding YebC/PmpR family DNA-binding transcriptional regulator — protein: MSGHSKWSSIKHKKAKTDAVRGKIFTRLIKEITISAKIGGGDEAANSRLRTAIASARGANMPQANVEKAIKRGTGELPGVVYEEATYEGYGPGGAALFIQILTDNKNRTVAELRHLLGKYHGNLGESGSVAWIFEKKGIIQVSAESLQEDEVLMAALDGGAEDIKNEDNYFEIITSPDRLEETEKALEAASFPVESAEITLYPQNFVKIEGNQAGQMLKLMDALDDHEDVQNVYSNFDIDEKYIEELEQT
- a CDS encoding helix-turn-helix domain-containing protein; translation: MDDKLFDRLVESTKQAIEISEGKVKEFRSFTFELPEDIKTIRNDKLQMSQEKFAAMLGVSIRTLQEWEQGRRKPSGAAKSLLKIASFAPEVVLKALTQSTR